A window of Thermoproteus sp. genomic DNA:
TCAACACCCCTGCGTCAAGGAGGCAGCGGTGATAGGTGTGCCCGACCAGGAGGCCGGCGAGATACCTAAGGCCTATATCGTCCTTAAAGACGAATGTAAGGGGAAGGTGGGGCCCGAGGACATAATTAAGTGGTCCTCCGAGAGGTTGGCCCCCTACAAGCGCCCGAGGCTTGTGGAGTTTAGGGAGGAGCTACCCAAGACTGCTGTCGGCAAGATCCTAAAGAGGGTTTTAAAGGAGGAGGCTCTCAAAAGATAGATGGAGCTGGGCGGCCTTAAGGTTTCCCCTATAGGGCTTGGGGCATGGCAGGCAGGAGCCAGGGCGTGGCTGGTAGATAAGGCAGAGTTGATAAGGGCGTATAGGAGGGCCTTTGAGCTCGGCGTGAATTTCATCGATACGGCCGAGATCTACGGGTGGGGCGAGTCGGAAAGACTTGTGGGGGAGGCCGTGAGGGGTTACGACGTCGTGATAGCGACCAAGGTCGCTGGTTTCCATTGGGGCCGCGTGGAGAAATCCGCCAGAGCCAGTTTGGGCAGGTTGGGCAGGATAGACCTACTGCAACTACACTGGCCTCCGCCTCTATACGCGCCGTTCTGTAGAGTCGTCAGGGAGCTGGAGAGGCTCAAGGAGGTCGGGCTGGTGTCCGAAATAGGCGTGAGCAACTTCGACGAGGTGCTCCTACGGCGGGCATTTGAATGTCTGAAGAGGCACGAAATAGTGTCGGACCAAATAGAGTACAACCTACTCAATAGAGCTGCCGACAGGCCCGAGTTCAAGAAGACGGTAGAGGAGTTGGGCGTAAAGATCATCGCCTGGTCTCCTCTGGCTAAAGGCGCTGTGTTGGGCAAATGGGGGCGCGATAGGGCCAGGAGGACCGATCCGGCCATCAAGAAGGCGAACACCGAGGAGGGGAGACGCGTAGTTGAGACGGTCAATGAGGTCGCCCGGAGGACTGGCGTCTCGCCTGCGCGGGTAGTGCTCTCATGGCTTAAACGTAGAGGCGTCCTCCCGATACCCGGTGTGAAGAATACTGCGCAGGCCGAAGACGTGGCGGGCTCCATAGGCTTTGAGCTCCCCGAGGACTACTATAAGCTCTTAGACGAGACCAGTGCGCCTTTCATAAGGGGGCAGGTCGGCATGAACAGAATTAGATATGTGCCCGGCTTTCTCCAAAAGGCCCTCTTGAGACTCTACCCATTATAACTTAAAAGCTATCTACATCTTTTAGTGTATGGCCTATAAATACCAATTAACGTTGAATAATCTATTGAGATATATCAAATATGTATTTGGCGATGTGCCAATAGTATATAGGCCTCCACATGGTTTGAACTATAGGTCTACATATGGAGAGGAATACAGACGTATATTGAAGTTGGCAGACGGGCTTAGGCAATTGGGCATAGGGCCTGGCGATAGGGTGGCGACTCTCGACTGGAATACCATATGGCATTGGGACCTCTACTGGGCCGTGCCGGGCATGGGGGCGACGTTACATACAGTTAACGTCCGCCTGGCGCCCGAGGACATAGTCTTCACTATCAACCAAGCTGGCGATAAGGCCCTTATATACCATAGGGACTTCGCGCCGCTGGTAGAGAAAATAAAACCAGCGCTTAAGACAGTTAAGCTCTATATACAAATATCGGACGGGCAGGGGGCCGTCGGGAAGGACCCAGAGATAGAAGACGTAATTAAGTCCGGCGGCGAGGTCGAGCTTCCGGAGCTCGATGAGGACAAAGTAGCCACAGTGCTGTACACCTCAGGCACCACCGGCAAGCCTAAAGGCGCCTACTTCACACATAGGCAGTTGGTCCTACATACCTTCAGCGTGGCTCTGGCGGCTGTGGGCTATAGAGGGCTCAGCAGGGGCGACTGCGCCTCGATAGACGGGAAGCCCTGCACAGCGCTCTACTTGGTGCCTATGTTCCATGTCCACGCTTGGGGCTTGCCTTGGGTCTACGCCTTGATGGGCTGGAAGCAAGTGATGCCTGGGAGGTTCGACTACGGCCACATCCTGAGACTGATAGTGGAGGAGGAGGTGAAGGCCATGGCGGGAGTCCCCACTATCCTATATATGTTGGTGACGCATCCCGACCTGCCTAAATATGTGGAGGGCATAAAGAGGCTCGCGCCGATTTATATCGTGGGCGGCGCAGCTCTGCCGAAAGAGCTAGCCAAAAAGGCCGCAGACGCGGGCTTTGTGCCTAGGGTGGGCTACGGCCTGACTGAGACGGCCCCCGTTGTGTCGTTGGGCTTCTTCAAGCCCACCGAGAAGTTGCCAGAAGATCCAGATAAGGCCTTCGACCTCATAGTGATGACAGGTCTCCCCAATCCGCTCTCAGAATTCGCAGTGGTCGATGAGAACGATAGGCCTGTCCCTAAGGACTGCAAGACCGCCGGCGAGCTGGCGCTGAGGGCGCCTTGGATAACGCCCGAATATATCGGAGACCCCGAAAAGACCAAAAACGCTTGGCGCAACGGTTGGTTCCACACCGGCGATGCCGCCATCTGGTGTCCGGACGGCAGGATAAAAATAGTGGATAGGCTCAAAGACGTAATTAAGTCCGGAGGGGAGTGGATATCTTCGCTACAACTAGAAGACCTAATAATGACACATCCCTCTGTCGGCATAGCCGCTGTCGTCGGCCTGCCCCACGAGAAGTGGGGCGAACGCCCAGTCGCCTTTGTGGTGCCCAAACCTGGGGCCTCCGTCTCGCCCGATGAGATAATAGCCCACCTGCAGAAGTTCGTAGACGCAGGCAAGATACCTAAATGGTGGCTACCCGACAGAGTGGTGGTCGTGCAGGACCTCCCCATGACTGGTACGGGTAAAATCGATAAAAAAGTGTTGAGAGATAAATATAAAGATCTACTTAAATCCAATTGAATTTATTTTATTTTTATTAATATATTAATGAAAATTTTCCTTGGTAAAATTAAAAAGCCCTATAGGTCTTAACAGCCATGGAGGACTTTAAGGCCCTTTTGAGGAGGCTCTCCGAGGCCTTCGGCCCCTCGGGGTTCGAGGACGAGGTGAGGGAAATCGTAATCAGGGAGATGGAGCCCTATGTGGACGAAGTCTTTGTGGATAGGTGGGGCAACGTCTACGGCGTCAAGAAGGGCGAGACGGGCTATAGGGCCATGGTGGCCGCCCATATGGACGAGATAGGGCTGGTGGTTGACCATGTGGATAAGAACGGGTTTTTGAGGATCAGGCCTATAGGCGGTTGGAACGAAGTGACGCTGGTGGGCCAACGCGTAGTTATCAAGACCCGAGACGGGAGGAAGATAAGAGGCGTCGTGGGGACTAGGCCTCCGCATATAACTCCGCCTGGCAAGGAGCGCGAGGCACCTGAGATGAAAGACCTATTTGTGGATATAGGCGCGTCTAGCGCCGAGGAGGCAGAAAAGTTGGGGGTTGGCGTGGGCTCTGTGGCGGTGTTGGATAGGGAATTCGCAGAGCTGGCTGGCGGCGTCGTTACGGGGAAGGCCTTCGACGATAGGGTGGGTCTCGCCGTGATGCTCTACTCCTTGAGGCTAATTAGGGACTTGCCTCTCACTCTCTACGCGGTGGCGACGGTGCAGGAGGAGATAGGGCTGAGGGGCGCCTCGGTGGCCGCCGAGAGGACAAATCCCCACTACGCCGTAGCTATAGATACCACCATAGCGGCCGATGTGCCTGGCGTGTCTGAACGGGAATATATAGTCCGTATTGGCGGGGGGCCTGCCGTCAAGGTGCTAGATGGCGGCAGAGGCGGACTCTTCGTGGCTCACCCAAGGCTTAGAGAGTTTGTGGTGGATGTGGCCAGGAGGAGAGGCATACCGCACCAGCTAGAAGTGCTATATGGAGGCACTACAGACGCCATGGCGATAGCCTTCAGGAGGGAGGGAATACCCGCTGTGACCATCAGCGTGCCTACCCGCTATGTGCACTCGCCGGTGGAGGTCTTGAGGCTGGAAGACGCCGTAAACGCCGCAAGACTTCTAGTAGCAGTTTTGGAGGAGAGCAGGTCAGAGTTCGTGGAGTCCCTAATGGAGAGGAGGATCAAATAGTACTATATAGCTCTATTTAGGCAATAGACGTAGTTCTTCTTTATAAGTACGCCATTCTTGACCGCCATGGCGAAAAAAGTAGCAGTAATAGGCGCAGGCACGATGGGTCACGGGATCGCGGAGCTCTTCGCTATAGCCGGATATGAGGTGGCGCTTGTCGATGTGGCTGAGGACTTCCTCAAGAGGGCCCTCCAGAACATAGAGTGGTCCCTCAACAAATTCGCCGAGAAGGGACAAATAAAGGAGGACCCCAAGACCATACTGGCCAGGATAAAGCCTATAGTCAACGACGTATGTAAGGCGGTAGACGGGATCGAGATTATGGTCGAGGCCGTGATCGAGGAGATAGAGACCAAGAAGAAGGTCTTCGCGGAGGCCGACCGATGTGCGCCTCCTAACGCCATATTGGCCACCAACACCTCTAGCCTCCCCATAACTGAGATATCAGAGGCTGTGAGGCCCGAGAGGAGGCCGTTGGTTGTCGGCATGCACTTCTTCAACCCGCCGCCTCTAATGCCTCTAGTGGAGATAATAAAGGGCAAATACACCAGCGACGAGACAGTGAAGAGGGTGGCGGAATACGCCGCGCAGTTGGGCAAACAGACGGTCGTCGTCAATAAGGACGTTCCCGGCTTTATAGTCAATAGGATCCTCGCGAGGGTCAACGACGCGGCTTGTTGGACTGTGGCGAGGGGCGAGGCCGACATAATCGCCGTGGACTCAGCTTTGAGGTACCG
This region includes:
- a CDS encoding aldo/keto reductase; this encodes MELGGLKVSPIGLGAWQAGARAWLVDKAELIRAYRRAFELGVNFIDTAEIYGWGESERLVGEAVRGYDVVIATKVAGFHWGRVEKSARASLGRLGRIDLLQLHWPPPLYAPFCRVVRELERLKEVGLVSEIGVSNFDEVLLRRAFECLKRHEIVSDQIEYNLLNRAADRPEFKKTVEELGVKIIAWSPLAKGAVLGKWGRDRARRTDPAIKKANTEEGRRVVETVNEVARRTGVSPARVVLSWLKRRGVLPIPGVKNTAQAEDVAGSIGFELPEDYYKLLDETSAPFIRGQVGMNRIRYVPGFLQKALLRLYPL
- a CDS encoding M42 family metallopeptidase; its protein translation is MEDFKALLRRLSEAFGPSGFEDEVREIVIREMEPYVDEVFVDRWGNVYGVKKGETGYRAMVAAHMDEIGLVVDHVDKNGFLRIRPIGGWNEVTLVGQRVVIKTRDGRKIRGVVGTRPPHITPPGKEREAPEMKDLFVDIGASSAEEAEKLGVGVGSVAVLDREFAELAGGVVTGKAFDDRVGLAVMLYSLRLIRDLPLTLYAVATVQEEIGLRGASVAAERTNPHYAVAIDTTIAADVPGVSEREYIVRIGGGPAVKVLDGGRGGLFVAHPRLREFVVDVARRRGIPHQLEVLYGGTTDAMAIAFRREGIPAVTISVPTRYVHSPVEVLRLEDAVNAARLLVAVLEESRSEFVESLMERRIK
- a CDS encoding long-chain-fatty-acid--CoA ligase, with amino-acid sequence MAYKYQLTLNNLLRYIKYVFGDVPIVYRPPHGLNYRSTYGEEYRRILKLADGLRQLGIGPGDRVATLDWNTIWHWDLYWAVPGMGATLHTVNVRLAPEDIVFTINQAGDKALIYHRDFAPLVEKIKPALKTVKLYIQISDGQGAVGKDPEIEDVIKSGGEVELPELDEDKVATVLYTSGTTGKPKGAYFTHRQLVLHTFSVALAAVGYRGLSRGDCASIDGKPCTALYLVPMFHVHAWGLPWVYALMGWKQVMPGRFDYGHILRLIVEEEVKAMAGVPTILYMLVTHPDLPKYVEGIKRLAPIYIVGGAALPKELAKKAADAGFVPRVGYGLTETAPVVSLGFFKPTEKLPEDPDKAFDLIVMTGLPNPLSEFAVVDENDRPVPKDCKTAGELALRAPWITPEYIGDPEKTKNAWRNGWFHTGDAAIWCPDGRIKIVDRLKDVIKSGGEWISSLQLEDLIMTHPSVGIAAVVGLPHEKWGERPVAFVVPKPGASVSPDEIIAHLQKFVDAGKIPKWWLPDRVVVVQDLPMTGTGKIDKKVLRDKYKDLLKSN